The Polaribacter tangerinus genome has a segment encoding these proteins:
- a CDS encoding Nramp family divalent metal transporter, with product MRKKILQSIGPGLLFAGAAIGVSHLVQSTRAGAEFGFGLIWAVFLAHIFKYPFFQFGPRYAAATGETLLDGYKKMGKPLLAIYYLINFATMFTIQAAVTIVTAGLASQIFGITTNLVTWSVIIMLVSIFILLFGKYRLLDNLMKYIIAILTISTIIALLVAFTNTKEAFNVAQILPSGSVEITFLIAFLGWMPAPLDISIWHSIWSVEKDKSNLKRASKNAAIFDFNIGYLGALFLGICFVLLGALVMYKSGENFSDKGGLFAQQLINLYTKNLGSYSYIFIAIAAFTTMFSTTITTLDASPRAMNKTTNLLFNTRFKKGYWFWIFLLFIGTFCILNYFINNMGMLIKIATILSFLTAPFYAILNYKLITGKHTPENYRPGIYLKIVSIIGIIFLISFSLWFIISL from the coding sequence ATGAGAAAAAAAATTCTACAATCTATTGGACCTGGATTACTGTTTGCTGGTGCTGCAATTGGTGTTTCACATTTGGTACAGTCTACAAGAGCTGGTGCAGAATTTGGATTTGGACTTATTTGGGCAGTTTTTTTAGCACATATTTTCAAATATCCGTTTTTTCAGTTTGGACCAAGATATGCAGCAGCAACAGGAGAAACCTTGTTAGATGGTTATAAAAAAATGGGCAAACCATTACTCGCTATTTATTACCTAATTAATTTTGCTACCATGTTTACCATTCAAGCGGCTGTAACTATCGTAACCGCTGGTTTAGCTTCTCAAATATTTGGCATTACCACAAATTTAGTAACGTGGTCTGTTATTATAATGTTAGTGAGTATTTTTATTCTGCTATTTGGAAAATACAGACTCTTAGACAACCTAATGAAGTACATAATAGCTATTCTAACCATTAGCACCATTATTGCACTTTTAGTTGCATTTACAAACACAAAAGAAGCCTTTAATGTTGCCCAAATTTTACCATCTGGTAGTGTAGAAATTACATTTCTTATTGCATTTTTAGGATGGATGCCTGCACCACTAGACATTTCTATTTGGCATTCTATTTGGTCTGTAGAAAAAGACAAAAGTAACTTAAAAAGAGCTTCAAAAAATGCTGCGATATTCGATTTTAATATCGGATATTTAGGAGCCTTATTTTTAGGAATATGTTTTGTTCTTCTAGGGGCCTTAGTGATGTATAAATCTGGAGAAAATTTTTCTGATAAAGGAGGACTTTTTGCACAACAACTCATTAACTTATATACAAAAAACTTAGGAAGCTACTCATATATATTCATAGCAATTGCCGCTTTTACAACAATGTTTAGTACGACAATAACAACTTTAGATGCTTCGCCAAGAGCAATGAATAAAACAACGAATCTTCTTTTTAATACTCGCTTTAAGAAAGGTTACTGGTTTTGGATATTTCTACTATTTATTGGCACTTTTTGTATTCTCAACTATTTTATAAACAATATGGGAATGCTTATTAAAATTGCGACCATATTATCATTTCTAACAGCTCCTTTTTACGCTATTTTAAATTACAAATTAATCACTGGGAAACATACACCAGAAAATTACAGACCTGGTATTTATTTAAAAATAGTAAGCATTATTGGTATTATTTTTCTAATCAGTTTTAGCTTATGGTTTATAATTAGTTTGTAA
- a CDS encoding RNA polymerase sigma factor: MEIERTNLSDYINKAKNGNQAAFRYILDLFWPQVYNYQLKRTKSENDAEDITIQTFSKAFDKIESYNDTYVFKTWLITISKNIHIDLLRKKNNSIETTKEQEDKVYLVIDESPTPEDKIIGEQNLAKLLQDIKQLKPKYQQVIQLRYFQELSYKEISMQIEEPINNVKVKLLRAKKLLAAIINKN, from the coding sequence TTGGAAATAGAACGCACTAATTTATCGGACTATATAAACAAAGCAAAAAATGGTAATCAGGCTGCTTTTCGTTATATACTAGATTTATTTTGGCCTCAAGTATATAATTATCAGCTTAAAAGAACAAAAAGCGAGAATGATGCTGAAGATATTACTATTCAAACATTTTCAAAAGCTTTTGATAAAATTGAAAGTTATAACGATACCTATGTATTTAAAACATGGCTAATAACAATATCTAAAAATATCCATATCGATTTACTTCGAAAAAAAAACAACTCTATTGAAACAACAAAAGAGCAAGAAGACAAGGTTTATTTAGTTATTGATGAAAGTCCAACTCCCGAAGACAAAATAATAGGAGAACAAAACTTAGCAAAACTTTTACAAGACATTAAGCAATTAAAGCCTAAATACCAACAAGTAATTCAATTACGTTATTTTCAAGAATTAAGCTACAAAGAAATCTCTATGCAAATAGAAGAACCAATTAATAATGTTAAGGTTAAACTTTTAAGAGCAAAAAAACTACTTGCTGCCATTATAAACAAAAACTAA
- a CDS encoding glycosyltransferase family 2 protein translates to MKPYFFTDADCKPASKFWISETAKYFNQNKTIVLGYGKYKRNKTLVNLFVRFETLLTAIQYFSYAKIGIPYMGVGRNLAYQKKEFYKVKGFASHLHIKSGDDDLFIQDAANKENTTLCIHPKSFTISNAPSSFKKWFRQKRRHISTANYYQNKHKILLANFFFTKIMIYIIGIFLAISYSFEFVSVSFCLYFGVQITVLTLVANKFKERGITFYIPLLEIGLLLFQFSIFITNFISKPTHWK, encoded by the coding sequence ATGAAACCTTATTTTTTTACAGATGCAGATTGTAAACCAGCCTCAAAATTTTGGATTTCTGAAACAGCAAAGTACTTTAACCAAAATAAGACCATTGTTTTAGGATATGGTAAATACAAAAGAAACAAAACTCTAGTAAATTTGTTTGTGCGTTTCGAAACTTTATTAACTGCAATTCAATATTTCAGTTATGCCAAAATAGGAATTCCATATATGGGAGTTGGAAGAAATTTGGCATATCAGAAAAAGGAGTTTTATAAAGTAAAAGGTTTTGCAAGTCACTTGCATATAAAATCTGGAGATGACGATTTATTTATACAAGATGCTGCCAATAAAGAAAACACAACTCTTTGCATACACCCCAAAAGTTTTACTATTTCAAATGCTCCCTCCTCATTTAAAAAATGGTTTCGACAAAAAAGAAGACATATTTCTACAGCTAATTATTATCAAAATAAGCACAAAATACTTCTTGCCAATTTCTTTTTTACTAAAATTATGATATATATAATAGGTATATTTTTGGCGATCTCCTACTCTTTTGAATTTGTTTCTGTAAGTTTTTGCCTCTATTTTGGTGTACAGATTACAGTACTAACTTTAGTGGCAAATAAGTTTAAAGAAAGAGGTATTACATTTTATATACCCTTACTAGAAATTGGCTTATTATTATTTCAATTTAGTATCTTTATAACAAATTTTATATCAAAACCAACTCATTGGAAATAG
- a CDS encoding glycosyltransferase: MIIAILICIFVAFIGIQILYYILFSSLLFHKNTTHKSSGINGVSVLVCAKNEAENLRENIPTILNQSYHSFEVVLINDGSTDETLSVMKEFQKENDNVKIVNVENNENFWGNKKYALTLGIKAAKYETLFFYRCRL, from the coding sequence ATGATTATAGCCATTCTTATCTGCATATTTGTGGCTTTTATTGGCATACAAATTCTGTATTATATTTTATTTTCATCATTACTTTTTCACAAAAACACTACTCATAAAAGTAGTGGCATAAATGGTGTTTCAGTATTAGTATGTGCAAAAAATGAAGCTGAAAATCTACGGGAAAACATACCAACAATTCTAAATCAATCTTACCATTCTTTTGAAGTTGTACTTATAAACGATGGTTCTACTGATGAAACTCTTTCTGTTATGAAAGAATTTCAAAAAGAGAACGATAATGTTAAAATTGTTAATGTAGAAAATAACGAAAATTTCTGGGGGAATAAAAAATATGCACTTACCCTAGGTATTAAAGCTGCAAAGTATGAAACCTTATTTTTTTACAGATGCAGATTGTAA
- a CDS encoding membrane or secreted protein, with the protein MKLLLLTLGLLGLGVAGIAIKIWAKKDGKFAGTCASQNPMLNKEGESCGFCGKTPEEYASCSEPQHN; encoded by the coding sequence ATGAAATTACTACTTCTTACTTTAGGATTATTAGGTTTAGGTGTAGCCGGAATTGCTATTAAAATTTGGGCAAAAAAAGACGGTAAATTTGCTGGAACTTGTGCCAGTCAAAATCCTATGTTAAATAAAGAAGGAGAATCTTGTGGTTTTTGCGGTAAAACGCCAGAAGAATATGCTTCATGCTCTGAGCCACAACACAACTAA